The window ATCAGGTTGAGGAACCAGATGACGCCGATCGCCAGCGCGAAGGCCGACAGTTTCCGCTTGAGCGGGGCCGAGACGGCGGCGATCAGTCCGCCGAAGATGGCCATGCTCCCGAGACCGGTACAGGAGAGCACGATGTAGGTCGTCCGCCCCGTCGCCGTCTCGTTCGGGTCGAAGTCGAACCGGCTCAGATAGCCGTTTGCGCCCTCGCTGAGGCCGGGACTGTGGCCGAGTAGTTCCATCCCGAAGTGCGTCTGGGCCGCGGTCGTCTCGATCAGCCACTCGCGGACGAACGGAATCGTCTCCGCGGGTAGGTAGATCAGTCCCATGAACGCCACCGCCTTCGTCAGGAGGAACAGCGATCGGCGGTCCTGTAGCATGAGATAGCCGGTGTAGGCACAGAGCGGGAGGGCGGCAAGCGACAGCAGCGTCTCGAGGGGGCTCTGCATCTCGTAGTAGAAGTACGGGACCATCGTCAGCCAGAAGGTCCCGAACGCGAGCCACCCGCCCGCAGCGGTCAGCCGCGCCGGGCGGTCCGCGCCGCGCCATTTGAGGAGCAGCGCCGCGAAGAACGCGCCGATTGCGATCCAGACGATCGCGTCCGACAGCCCGCCGCCGGTGCTCGAAGCGAGCGGCACGGGTGCTGTGGACGCGAGGCCGGCGACCGAAACCGAACCGCTCCCGATCGCCGCGGATAGGGTCGGCATATTCAGGCCGAACCGAAGGACTCTCGCGCTATCAACTTGACGCCTCGCAGACGACCGGCGGCGACGAAACAGTTAAATAGATACTGGTGCTTGGTAACATCACACATGGCCTTCAGTGAACTGTCCGCAGGTGAGCCCTTGGGCCGCCACCTGACGGTACGCCGCGTCGAATCCGTCGAGTCAACCGCGACCGTCCGTCACGTCGATCAACTCGAGACGGACGAGTTACAGGCGTTCTACGACCTGCTCGAGGACGGACAGCCGCTGCCAGCCGAAGAGACAGCCCTCGAAGCCGGCGATATCGTCGTCTTCACCGACTATTTCCGCGTCGAAGCGATCTGAAGGCCACTCGGTGCGGCGAGCGGAAGCGACCGATCCCGGTCAACTGGAAGTATC is drawn from Halopiger aswanensis and contains these coding sequences:
- the artA gene encoding archaeosortase A, giving the protein MPTLSAAIGSGSVSVAGLASTAPVPLASSTGGGLSDAIVWIAIGAFFAALLLKWRGADRPARLTAAGGWLAFGTFWLTMVPYFYYEMQSPLETLLSLAALPLCAYTGYLMLQDRRSLFLLTKAVAFMGLIYLPAETIPFVREWLIETTAAQTHFGMELLGHSPGLSEGANGYLSRFDFDPNETATGRTTYIVLSCTGLGSMAIFGGLIAAVSAPLKRKLSAFALAIGVIWFLNLIRNVFIGLASPLGWFQQDWLVSLMTTYLGAEPSRVSFLVSHNYIAQTLSVFALIGITYLVVKIVPEVLAPLEDVLFVLTGNDYDLFDALGVDEVRADGGRQPDD